GGGTGTCATGAAAGGCACAAACGTGCTGGTCGTGTTCTCCCACCCGCACACGAATTTGGTGTGTCATTTGGTGTGTCAATTATGTGTCAACGATAGTGGGAGAAAGCGGAGGAAATGCGGAGAAAACGGAATTGACTAAAAACAAAAAAGGTTGTAAATCAATGACTTACAACCTTTTGACGTGCCCAGAACTGGATTCGAACCAGCACACCCTTGCAGGCGCTGCGACCTGAACACAGTGCGTCTACCAATTTCGCCATCTGGGCATCATTTTCCGTGTTTCAGGGTCGCAAATATAATCACCTTTTTTATTTCCACAAATTTTTTTTCCGTATACCCGTTCCCGTTACCCCCAAAAACCTCCACCGGATTTAACTTAACTTACACTCTTAAACACAGCCAGATGCAACTCCTGATCAACAGCATTGCCGCCCACGTAACCCTCACACAGGAAGCCATGCAGCGCATTCCCGCTTTCTTCGAGCCGATGGAAACCAAACGTGCCGACTTCCTCCTCAGAGAAGGCCAGGTTTGCCGCCACGAATACTTCGTGCTGAACGGATGCTGCCGCCAGTACGAAACCGATGCTGCCGGCAATACGAATATTCTTCATTTTGCCGTGGAAGGCTGGTGGATCACGGATCTCGACAGCATGCTCGCTGAAACGCCTTCGCTGTTTAATATCGATGTAGTTGAAGCAGGTACGGTATTGCGCATCTCCCAACAGCAACTGGAAGCCCTGTTCCTCGAAATACCGGCCGTGGAACGCTACTACCGCATTATCTCCCAAAGAGCCTACGCTGCCCTGCAACGCCGCATTCTCTTTCTACAGAAGCCTGCACTGGTGCGGTACCAGGAATGGCTGGCCCGTTACCCCTTTCTCGAAAAAAGACTACCTCAATATCAAATAGCCGCTTACCTCGGTATTACTCCGGAATCGTTGAGCCGTTTACGTAATAAGATCGCTAAATTCTGACATAGCATTTCTTACCAAATGTCAATGTTGGGGAAGATAAACACATAGAGCTTTGCGTTAAAATTT
The genomic region above belongs to Chitinophaga sp. 180180018-3 and contains:
- a CDS encoding Crp/Fnr family transcriptional regulator codes for the protein MQLLINSIAAHVTLTQEAMQRIPAFFEPMETKRADFLLREGQVCRHEYFVLNGCCRQYETDAAGNTNILHFAVEGWWITDLDSMLAETPSLFNIDVVEAGTVLRISQQQLEALFLEIPAVERYYRIISQRAYAALQRRILFLQKPALVRYQEWLARYPFLEKRLPQYQIAAYLGITPESLSRLRNKIAKF